One segment of Haloplanus natans DSM 17983 DNA contains the following:
- the carB gene encoding carbamoyl-phosphate synthase large subunit produces the protein MTDEATVTGTDPATDSEDRTILLIGSGPIQIGQAAEFDYSGAQACRALQEEGARVVLVNSNPATIMTDPDMADRVYIEPITTEAIAEIIRQEQPDGVIAGLGGQTGLNVTAELAEEGVLEEHDVEIMGTPLDTIYATEDRDLFRQRMENIGQPVPGSTTISLDEGEQVSKMDEESLRERVEAAVDEVGGLPVIARTTYTLGGSGSGVVDNMPELLERVRKGLRLSRNNEVLITESIAGWVELEYEVMRDADDSTIIICNMENLDPMGIHTGESMVVTPSQVIPDDGHQEMRDAALEVIRELGIQGGCNIQFAWHDDGTPGGEYRVVEVNPRVSRSSALASKATGYPIARVTAKVALGKRLHQIENEITGETTAAFEPAIDYVVTKIPRWPKDKFADVDFTLGTAMKSTGEAMSIGRTFEESLLKALRSTEYDPAVDWVDVDDEALESDYLAKPTPDRPYAIFEAFDRGYTVGDVVDLTGIKEWYVERFERISAAVANAAEGDFTDAAVKGVTNAEIASAAGSDVGTVETAVPGRTYKQVDTCAGEFAAQTPYYYSSRKPEFVTGPFEGDAAAGELRVDRDVESVVVVGGGPIRIGQGVEFDYCSVHAIQALREEGIDAHVVNNNPETVSTDYDTSDGLFFEPITAEEVADVIEAADADGVMVQFGGQTSVNIGHPLEAELQRRGLDCEVLGTSVDAMDLAEDRDRFNRLMDDRGIVQPEGGSATSEAEALELANSIGYPVLVRPSYVLGGRAMDVVYNDEDLKEYIEEAVRVSPDKPILIDEFLDDAVELDVDAVADGEDVIIGGVMEHVESAGVHSGDSACMIPPQADAVTEVMDRVREVTVEIARELDTVGLLNVQLAVKDGTVYVLEANPRSSRTVPFVSKATGVPIAKLAAKVMAGASLDDLDAREQIPEKVSVKEVVLPFDRLPGSDPRLGPEMKSTGEVMGTAEHFGKAYEKAQSATGKAIPSEGTAVVDLSASEFPDPDSEAGQALIDAFAEFYEIEEFEDLSDAIRRGEVDVIVSRNREALEVAVEEDVTYFSTHASAEAVLEGLRHQDDPIDVQATSDRPKVQKQWGE, from the coding sequence ATGACCGACGAGGCCACCGTGACCGGGACGGACCCGGCTACCGACTCCGAGGATCGGACGATACTGTTGATCGGGAGCGGCCCGATTCAGATCGGACAGGCCGCCGAGTTCGACTACTCCGGCGCACAGGCCTGCCGAGCCCTGCAGGAGGAGGGGGCACGAGTCGTCCTCGTCAACTCGAACCCCGCGACGATCATGACCGACCCCGACATGGCCGACCGGGTGTACATCGAACCCATCACCACCGAGGCCATCGCGGAGATCATCCGGCAGGAGCAACCGGACGGCGTGATCGCCGGCCTCGGCGGCCAGACCGGTCTGAACGTCACCGCCGAACTCGCCGAGGAGGGCGTCCTCGAGGAACACGACGTGGAGATCATGGGGACGCCGCTCGACACCATCTACGCGACGGAGGATCGCGACCTCTTCCGCCAGCGCATGGAGAATATCGGACAACCGGTTCCCGGCTCCACCACCATCTCCCTCGACGAGGGCGAGCAAGTGAGCAAGATGGACGAGGAGTCGCTCCGCGAACGCGTCGAGGCCGCGGTCGACGAGGTGGGCGGCCTGCCCGTCATCGCCCGCACGACCTACACCCTCGGCGGGTCGGGGTCGGGTGTCGTCGACAACATGCCGGAACTCCTCGAGCGCGTCCGCAAGGGCCTGCGCCTCTCGCGGAACAACGAAGTGCTCATCACCGAATCCATCGCCGGATGGGTCGAACTGGAGTACGAGGTGATGCGTGACGCGGACGACTCGACCATCATCATCTGCAACATGGAGAACCTCGACCCGATGGGTATCCACACGGGCGAGTCGATGGTCGTCACGCCGTCGCAGGTGATCCCCGACGACGGCCACCAGGAGATGCGCGACGCCGCGCTCGAAGTCATTCGCGAACTCGGCATTCAGGGTGGCTGTAACATCCAGTTCGCGTGGCACGACGACGGCACGCCCGGCGGCGAGTACCGGGTGGTCGAGGTGAACCCCCGCGTCTCCCGCTCCTCCGCGCTCGCCTCGAAGGCGACGGGCTACCCCATCGCCCGCGTCACCGCGAAAGTCGCGCTGGGTAAGCGCCTCCACCAGATCGAAAACGAAATCACGGGCGAGACGACCGCCGCTTTCGAACCCGCGATCGACTACGTGGTGACGAAGATTCCGCGGTGGCCGAAAGACAAGTTCGCCGACGTGGACTTCACGCTCGGGACGGCGATGAAGTCGACGGGCGAGGCGATGTCCATCGGGCGGACCTTCGAGGAGTCGCTGCTGAAGGCGCTCCGGTCGACGGAGTACGACCCCGCCGTCGACTGGGTCGACGTGGACGACGAGGCCTTGGAGAGCGATTATCTCGCCAAACCGACGCCGGATCGCCCTTACGCTATCTTCGAGGCGTTCGACCGCGGCTACACCGTCGGCGACGTGGTCGATCTGACCGGTATCAAAGAGTGGTACGTCGAGCGGTTCGAGCGCATCTCCGCCGCCGTCGCGAACGCCGCCGAGGGCGACTTCACCGACGCCGCCGTCAAGGGCGTCACCAACGCCGAAATCGCGTCGGCCGCGGGGTCGGACGTGGGCACCGTCGAGACGGCGGTCCCCGGTCGCACGTACAAACAGGTCGACACCTGCGCCGGCGAGTTCGCCGCCCAGACGCCGTACTACTACTCCTCGCGGAAACCCGAGTTCGTCACCGGTCCCTTCGAGGGCGACGCGGCGGCGGGCGAACTCCGCGTCGACCGCGACGTAGAGAGCGTCGTCGTCGTCGGCGGCGGCCCCATCCGGATCGGCCAGGGCGTCGAGTTCGACTACTGTTCGGTCCACGCCATCCAGGCGCTCCGCGAGGAAGGCATCGACGCCCACGTCGTCAACAACAACCCCGAGACGGTGTCGACGGACTACGACACCTCCGACGGCCTCTTTTTCGAGCCGATCACGGCCGAGGAGGTGGCGGACGTGATCGAAGCCGCCGACGCCGACGGCGTGATGGTGCAGTTCGGCGGGCAGACCTCGGTCAACATCGGCCACCCGCTCGAAGCCGAACTGCAGCGCCGCGGCCTCGACTGTGAGGTCTTGGGCACGAGCGTCGACGCGATGGATCTCGCGGAGGACCGAGACCGGTTCAACCGGCTGATGGACGATCGCGGCATCGTCCAGCCGGAGGGTGGCTCCGCGACCAGCGAGGCCGAAGCGCTCGAACTCGCGAACTCGATTGGCTACCCCGTCCTCGTCCGCCCCTCCTACGTCCTCGGCGGGCGCGCGATGGACGTGGTGTACAACGACGAGGATCTGAAGGAGTACATCGAGGAGGCGGTGCGCGTCTCGCCCGACAAACCGATCCTTATCGACGAGTTCCTCGACGACGCGGTGGAACTGGACGTCGACGCCGTCGCCGACGGCGAGGACGTCATCATCGGCGGCGTGATGGAACACGTCGAGAGCGCCGGCGTCCACTCCGGCGACTCGGCGTGTATGATCCCGCCCCAGGCCGACGCGGTGACCGAGGTGATGGACCGCGTGCGCGAGGTGACGGTCGAAATCGCGCGCGAACTCGATACCGTGGGGCTGTTGAACGTCCAACTCGCCGTCAAGGACGGGACGGTGTACGTCCTCGAAGCCAACCCGCGGTCGTCGCGGACGGTTCCCTTCGTCTCGAAGGCGACGGGCGTCCCCATCGCCAAACTAGCGGCGAAGGTGATGGCCGGGGCTTCCCTCGACGACCTCGACGCACGAGAGCAGATCCCGGAGAAGGTGAGCGTCAAGGAAGTCGTCCTGCCCTTCGACCGGCTGCCCGGTAGCGACCCGCGCCTCGGCCCCGAGATGAAATCGACGGGCGAGGTGATGGGCACGGCCGAGCACTTCGGCAAGGCCTACGAGAAGGCACAGTCCGCCACGGGTAAGGCCATCCCGAGCGAAGGGACGGCCGTCGTCGACCTCTCGGCGTCGGAGTTCCCCGACCCCGACAGCGAGGCGGGCCAGGCACTGATCGACGCCTTCGCCGAATTCTACGAAATCGAAGAGTTCGAGGACCTATCGGACGCTATCCGCCGGGGCGAGGTCGACGTGATCGTCTCGCGCAACCGCGAGGCGCTCGAAGTCGCCGTCGAGGAGGACGTGACATACTTCTCGACGCACGCGTCCGCGGAGGCCGTCCTGGAGGGACTACGCCATCAGGACGACCCCATCGACGTGCAGGCCACCTCGGACCGGCCGAAGGTTCAAAAGCAGTGGGGCGAGTAG
- a CDS encoding DUF5815 family protein yields the protein MTKPGVPGDDARTIDLPCGEAVRATDLDLGMREFDCACGDVHAVVMDVHPPERFLPDFLVELLRETVETSSEEMPEFDTPHLLGVVLEEFPEQVAVADLSDEGDVGYALLWVSDFDARRLHEVVVELVIELMEHAVSHADDDAAIQEFERQMLEFDVSAFVDQYRAERDLDADDVYV from the coding sequence ATGACGAAACCGGGCGTCCCCGGTGACGACGCACGGACGATCGACCTCCCCTGCGGGGAGGCCGTCCGCGCCACCGACCTCGATCTGGGAATGCGGGAGTTCGACTGCGCCTGCGGCGACGTCCACGCCGTCGTGATGGACGTCCATCCGCCCGAGCGATTCCTTCCCGACTTCCTGGTCGAACTCCTTCGGGAGACGGTCGAAACGAGCAGCGAGGAGATGCCGGAGTTCGACACGCCACACCTGCTTGGTGTCGTGTTGGAGGAGTTCCCCGAGCAGGTTGCCGTCGCGGATCTGAGCGACGAGGGCGACGTGGGCTACGCGCTCCTGTGGGTCAGCGACTTCGACGCCCGACGGCTCCACGAGGTGGTCGTCGAACTCGTGATCGAGTTGATGGAGCACGCCGTCAGCCACGCCGACGACGACGCGGCGATCCAGGAGTTCGAACGGCAGATGCTGGAGTTCGACGTGTCGGCGTTCGTCGATCAGTATCGCGCCGAACGGGACTTGGACGCCGACGACGTGTACGTGTAG
- a CDS encoding type IV pilin produces the protein MQLKNLLTEDRAVSPVIGVILMVAITVILAAVIGTFVLGLGDQVSDNAPQASFSFEFADTGGFDGSGDDYVNITHEGGTTIDNATLGVQGDGSADLALEDAGGWADGTINAGDQISYNGVNSGETVRVVWTNPNGGSTNTIARATAPQ, from the coding sequence ATGCAACTGAAAAACCTACTGACGGAAGACCGTGCAGTCAGCCCGGTCATCGGCGTCATTCTGATGGTGGCGATCACCGTCATTCTGGCCGCCGTGATCGGTACCTTCGTCCTCGGCCTGGGCGATCAGGTGAGCGACAACGCGCCGCAAGCGAGCTTCAGCTTCGAATTCGCCGATACCGGCGGGTTCGACGGATCGGGCGACGACTACGTCAACATCACCCACGAAGGAGGGACAACCATCGACAACGCTACACTCGGCGTCCAGGGTGACGGGAGCGCCGACTTGGCGCTCGAAGACGCCGGTGGCTGGGCCGACGGCACCATCAACGCCGGTGACCAGATCTCGTACAACGGCGTCAACTCCGGCGAGACGGTCCGCGTCGTCTGGACGAACCCCAACGGCGGCAGCACGAACACTATCGCCCGCGCGACCGCACCGCAGTAA
- a CDS encoding type IV pilin: protein MQLKELLTEDRAVSPVIGVILMVAITVILAAVIGTFVLGLGDQVSESAPQASFSFDFNTSNTSATITHEGGETLENSNIGVSGDDGTPNGANNFAGSTITAGDSSVYGSVSPGETIRVIWTNPAGGATNTIARATAPQS from the coding sequence ATGCAACTGAAAGAACTACTTACCGAGGATCGTGCGGTTAGCCCGGTCATCGGCGTCATTCTGATGGTGGCGATCACCGTCATTCTGGCCGCCGTGATCGGCACGTTCGTCCTCGGTCTGGGCGATCAGGTTAGCGAGAGTGCACCGCAAGCGAGCTTCAGCTTCGACTTCAACACCAGTAACACCAGTGCGACCATCACGCACGAGGGTGGTGAAACACTGGAGAACAGCAATATCGGCGTGAGCGGTGATGATGGCACCCCTAATGGTGCCAACAATTTCGCAGGGAGTACGATCACTGCCGGCGACTCCTCCGTGTACGGGAGCGTTAGTCCTGGTGAAACGATCCGCGTCATCTGGACCAACCCAGCAGGTGGCGCGACGAACACCATCGCCCGCGCGACTGCACCGCAGAGCTGA
- a CDS encoding FAD-binding protein produces the protein MHEYDVIVVGAGGAGLRAAIAAQEAGADVAMVTKLHPVRSHTGAAEGGINAALREGDDWELHAYDTMKGSDYLADAPAAEALTQESPKEAIQLEHWGMAFSREDDGTVSQRPFGGLSFPRTTYAGAETGHHLLHTLYEQVVKRGIEVFDEWYVLNLAVSDEDDPADRRCHGVVAYETATGNVDAFTARDGVILATGGLGQVYDHTTNAVANTGDGVAMAYRAGVPAEDMEMIQFHPTTLPSTGVLISEGVRGEGGILYNDDGERFMFENGYANNDGELASRDVVSRAELTEVNEGRGIEDEYVHLDMRHLGEERIVDRLENILHLAEDFEGVDGLEEPMPVKPGQHYAMGGIETDEYGQTCVDGLYAVGECACASVHGANRLGGNALPELTVFGKRAGTHAAGGDTEEPRVTVGWTDDSEDGDVDSPVTLGEPWTTEAVADGGAAAKTGEAVVERTLERERERVERLLERDEGTQHAEIRASVQHTMTKNVNVFREEDALKEALVDIRAARERYRDVYVADPSSTYNTDLIQTIETRNLLDIAEVITMGALAREEFRGAHWRKKHQERKDDEWLKHTMVSWSDGAPELWYKPVVLEGQNQTYEPKERSY, from the coding sequence ATGCACGAATACGACGTCATCGTGGTCGGCGCGGGCGGCGCGGGCCTGCGCGCGGCCATCGCGGCACAGGAAGCGGGCGCGGACGTGGCGATGGTCACGAAACTCCACCCGGTCAGAAGTCACACGGGTGCGGCGGAGGGTGGCATCAACGCCGCCCTCCGCGAGGGCGACGATTGGGAACTCCACGCCTACGACACCATGAAGGGGTCGGACTATCTGGCCGACGCCCCCGCAGCGGAGGCGTTGACCCAGGAGAGCCCGAAGGAAGCGATCCAACTGGAGCACTGGGGGATGGCCTTCTCCCGCGAGGACGACGGCACCGTCTCCCAGCGCCCCTTCGGCGGTCTATCGTTCCCGCGGACGACCTACGCGGGCGCGGAGACGGGCCATCACCTCCTGCACACCCTGTACGAACAGGTGGTCAAGCGAGGCATCGAGGTGTTCGACGAGTGGTACGTCCTGAACCTCGCCGTCTCCGACGAGGACGACCCGGCGGACCGGCGCTGTCACGGCGTCGTCGCCTACGAGACGGCGACCGGGAACGTCGACGCCTTCACCGCCCGCGACGGCGTCATCCTCGCCACTGGCGGGCTGGGACAGGTGTACGACCACACCACGAACGCCGTCGCGAACACGGGCGACGGGGTGGCGATGGCCTACCGCGCGGGCGTCCCCGCCGAGGACATGGAGATGATACAGTTCCACCCGACGACGCTCCCGTCGACGGGCGTCCTCATCTCGGAAGGGGTCCGCGGCGAGGGCGGCATCCTCTACAACGACGACGGGGAGCGGTTCATGTTCGAGAACGGCTACGCGAACAACGACGGGGAACTCGCCTCCCGTGACGTGGTGTCCCGCGCCGAGTTGACCGAGGTGAACGAGGGCCGTGGCATCGAGGACGAGTACGTCCACCTCGATATGCGCCACCTCGGCGAGGAGCGGATCGTCGACCGACTCGAAAACATCCTCCACCTCGCGGAGGACTTCGAGGGCGTCGACGGGTTGGAGGAGCCGATGCCGGTCAAGCCCGGCCAGCATTACGCGATGGGTGGCATCGAGACGGACGAGTACGGCCAGACCTGTGTCGACGGACTGTACGCCGTCGGCGAGTGTGCGTGTGCGAGCGTCCACGGCGCGAACCGCCTCGGCGGCAACGCCCTGCCCGAACTCACGGTGTTCGGGAAGCGCGCCGGGACCCACGCCGCCGGGGGCGACACCGAGGAGCCCCGAGTCACGGTCGGCTGGACCGACGACTCGGAGGACGGCGACGTGGACTCGCCGGTCACCCTCGGGGAGCCGTGGACGACCGAAGCCGTCGCGGACGGCGGTGCGGCCGCGAAGACGGGCGAGGCGGTCGTCGAGCGCACGCTCGAACGGGAGCGCGAACGGGTCGAGCGTCTGCTCGAACGCGACGAGGGGACCCAGCACGCCGAAATTCGGGCGTCGGTCCAGCATACGATGACCAAAAACGTCAACGTCTTCCGCGAGGAGGACGCGCTGAAGGAGGCGCTGGTCGACATCCGCGCCGCGCGCGAGCGCTACCGCGACGTCTACGTCGCCGACCCGTCGAGTACGTACAACACGGATCTGATCCAGACCATCGAGACGCGGAACCTGCTCGACATCGCCGAGGTGATCACGATGGGCGCGCTCGCCCGCGAGGAGTTCCGCGGCGCACACTGGCGCAAGAAACACCAGGAACGCAAGGACGACGAGTGGCTCAAACACACGATGGTCTCCTGGTCGGACGGCGCCCCCGAACTCTGGTACAAGCCGGTCGTCCTCGAAGGGCAGAACCAGACGTACGAACCGAAAGAGCGGAGCTACTGA
- a CDS encoding succinate dehydrogenase/fumarate reductase iron-sulfur subunit — translation MSTQRQQPETETESTETETAQDRRLEKKRQRAAERERARVEAEERAAADAERYHLKVFRYDPEVEGKQEPRFDDFHVPYEPGMTVLDALIYARDQFDASLTFRHSCRQAICGSDALFVNGSQRLGCQTQLSDLDQPVRIEPLPHSEVVKDLVVDMEHFYDQMEAVEPYFQTENRPEGELEEQRQSRENREKIKKSTRCIWCGACMSSCNIAAGDNEYLGPAAINKAYRFAMDEREGENVKQRRLEIIEQEHGVWRCQTQFSCTEVCPKDIPLTEHIQELKREAVKSNLKFW, via the coding sequence ATGAGTACGCAACGACAGCAACCCGAGACCGAGACGGAGAGTACGGAAACCGAGACGGCACAGGACCGACGGCTCGAAAAGAAGCGCCAGCGCGCCGCGGAGCGCGAACGGGCGCGCGTCGAGGCCGAGGAGCGTGCCGCGGCGGACGCGGAGCGCTACCACCTCAAGGTGTTCCGGTACGACCCCGAAGTGGAGGGCAAGCAGGAACCCCGCTTCGACGACTTCCACGTCCCCTACGAACCGGGAATGACGGTGCTGGACGCGCTCATATACGCGCGCGACCAGTTCGACGCGAGCCTCACCTTCCGGCACTCCTGCCGACAGGCCATCTGTGGCTCCGACGCCCTGTTCGTTAACGGCTCCCAGCGACTCGGGTGTCAGACACAGCTCTCGGACCTCGATCAGCCGGTTCGGATCGAACCGCTCCCCCACTCCGAAGTGGTGAAGGATTTGGTCGTCGACATGGAACACTTCTACGACCAGATGGAGGCGGTCGAGCCGTACTTCCAGACGGAGAACCGCCCGGAGGGGGAACTGGAAGAACAGCGCCAGAGCCGGGAGAACCGCGAGAAGATCAAGAAGTCGACGCGGTGTATCTGGTGTGGGGCGTGTATGTCCTCCTGTAACATCGCGGCCGGCGACAACGAGTATCTGGGCCCGGCGGCGATCAACAAGGCCTACCGCTTCGCGATGGACGAGCGCGAGGGCGAGAACGTGAAACAGCGGCGCCTGGAGATCATCGAGCAGGAACACGGCGTCTGGCGGTGTCAGACGCAGTTCTCGTGTACGGAGGTGTGTCCGAAGGACATCCCCCTGACAGAGCACATCCAGGAGTTGAAACGCGAGGCAGTCAAGAGCAACCTGAAATTCTGGTAA
- a CDS encoding succinate dehydrogenase: MAERYSSFRAGGRLWLWQRITAAFLIAVLAFHFFLLHFVHHADEVTFAMSAGRMETWSYYSLMILFLVTATFHGVNGVYNALINAGLTGAKRQAVKVVLGAASLLLLVQGFRTANAWAGIDLLPIL, encoded by the coding sequence ATGGCGGAGCGCTACTCCTCGTTCCGGGCGGGCGGCCGCCTGTGGCTCTGGCAGCGCATCACCGCTGCCTTCCTCATCGCCGTGCTCGCCTTCCACTTCTTCCTCCTTCATTTCGTCCACCACGCCGACGAGGTGACGTTCGCGATGAGCGCCGGACGGATGGAGACGTGGAGTTACTACTCGCTGATGATCCTCTTTCTGGTAACCGCGACGTTCCACGGGGTCAACGGCGTCTACAACGCCCTGATCAACGCCGGCCTGACCGGCGCCAAGCGCCAGGCCGTCAAGGTCGTCCTCGGCGCCGCGAGCCTCCTGTTGCTGGTGCAAGGGTTCAGAACCGCGAACGCGTGGGCCGGCATCGACCTACTCCCAATCCTATGA
- the sdhC gene encoding succinate dehydrogenase, cytochrome b556 subunit — translation MSQSYDRGLIEDFGRWREFSAGMWAWIFHKFTGWVLIGYLFTHIAVLSTALTSASADPATVAANQDLYTQTIRTLESLLVVRILEVGLLAVAVFHILNGTRLLLVDLGIGLGSQDRSFYASLILTGAIVVASIPTFLAGVSL, via the coding sequence ATGAGTCAGTCTTACGATCGGGGCCTCATCGAGGACTTCGGCCGGTGGCGGGAGTTCTCGGCCGGCATGTGGGCCTGGATCTTCCACAAGTTTACCGGCTGGGTGTTGATCGGTTATCTGTTCACCCACATCGCCGTCCTGAGTACGGCGCTCACGTCGGCCAGTGCCGATCCCGCGACGGTCGCGGCGAATCAGGATCTCTATACGCAGACGATCCGGACGCTGGAGAGTCTGCTGGTGGTCCGCATCCTCGAGGTCGGGCTTCTAGCCGTCGCCGTGTTCCACATCCTGAACGGGACGCGGCTGCTGCTGGTCGACCTCGGTATCGGCCTCGGCTCGCAGGATCGAAGCTTCTACGCGTCGCTGATCCTGACGGGCGCCATCGTGGTGGCGAGCATCCCCACCTTCCTCGCGGGGGTGTCGCTCTGA
- a CDS encoding succinylglutamate desuccinylase/aspartoacylase family protein: MDSDAAFTYNGGRVAPGERQNLRYGISETYLGDPVRIPVTIVNGERPGPTVFLSAAAHGDELNGIEVVREVAFEWDLDDLAGTIVCLPVLNVQGFLTQQRYLPIYDRDLNRSFPGDSDSTSAKRMAHVIFQNFIEPCDFGIDFHTSTRGRTNMLHVRADTSDDAVSRLAYAFGASVVVDGAGSDGTLRGEATRAGVPTITVEMGQAHRFERRLIDDALGGVQSVFAEYGLQSGTVRWPGWRTVVTEKTWIRADAGGMVDMHHERGSLVREGECICTITDPFKADDTPVEAPFTGVLIGVLENPVVYPGNPICHLAELDAETSRIVDRRQADR; encoded by the coding sequence ATGGATTCGGACGCGGCCTTCACGTACAACGGCGGGAGGGTCGCCCCCGGCGAGCGGCAGAACCTCCGGTACGGGATCAGCGAGACGTATCTCGGCGATCCGGTGCGGATTCCGGTCACCATCGTCAACGGGGAACGACCGGGGCCGACGGTGTTTCTGTCGGCGGCCGCCCACGGCGACGAACTCAACGGCATCGAGGTGGTGCGGGAGGTGGCGTTCGAGTGGGACCTCGACGATCTGGCGGGGACCATCGTCTGCCTGCCCGTCCTGAACGTGCAGGGGTTTCTCACCCAGCAGCGGTATCTCCCCATCTACGACCGCGACCTCAACCGCTCGTTTCCGGGCGATTCCGATTCGACGAGCGCGAAGCGGATGGCCCACGTCATCTTCCAGAACTTCATCGAACCCTGTGACTTCGGTATCGACTTCCACACCTCGACGCGGGGGCGGACCAACATGCTCCACGTGCGCGCGGACACGTCCGACGACGCGGTGTCGCGACTCGCCTACGCCTTCGGCGCGAGCGTCGTCGTCGACGGCGCGGGAAGCGACGGCACGCTCCGCGGTGAGGCGACCCGCGCGGGCGTCCCGACCATCACGGTCGAGATGGGACAGGCCCACCGGTTCGAACGTCGACTGATCGACGACGCTCTCGGTGGCGTCCAGAGCGTGTTCGCGGAGTACGGCCTCCAGTCGGGCACGGTCCGCTGGCCCGGGTGGCGGACGGTCGTGACCGAGAAGACGTGGATTCGGGCCGACGCGGGCGGCATGGTGGATATGCACCACGAGCGCGGGAGCCTGGTTCGGGAGGGCGAGTGCATCTGTACGATCACCGATCCGTTCAAGGCCGACGACACGCCGGTCGAAGCGCCCTTCACCGGCGTGCTGATCGGGGTGTTGGAGAACCCGGTGGTGTATCCGGGCAACCCAATCTGTCACCTCGCGGAACTCGACGCGGAGACGTCACGGATCGTCGACCGCCGACAGGCGGATCGATGA
- a CDS encoding DUF1405 domain-containing protein, translating into MVTVSFDAGRYVEYYLGHAPSLSTLLVANGAAFLVGVSFYVHADPSFADLPTFFYPLFGDSPTALALATLSLATLLPNLDNRVRDAPTNTPLTYLHTFAFVWLVKYGLWTIVALNLHPDQYVGAPGALWDYWGIMFTHLLFVVEAFAIPYYGRTTDRALKVALVALLVNDVFDYALGYHPPLRYDPGVPLILATLLLSVVAVYVADRIFDRPERFDPLAPAGE; encoded by the coding sequence ATGGTCACGGTTTCGTTCGACGCCGGACGGTACGTGGAGTACTACCTCGGCCACGCGCCCAGCCTCTCGACGCTCCTCGTCGCCAACGGCGCCGCCTTCCTCGTCGGCGTGAGCTTCTACGTCCACGCCGACCCCTCCTTCGCCGACCTCCCGACCTTCTTCTACCCGCTCTTCGGCGACTCCCCGACCGCACTCGCGCTGGCGACGCTCTCGCTCGCGACGCTGCTCCCCAACCTCGACAACCGCGTCCGGGACGCCCCGACGAACACCCCGCTGACCTACCTCCACACGTTCGCGTTCGTCTGGCTGGTCAAATACGGCCTCTGGACCATCGTCGCGCTCAACCTCCATCCCGACCAGTACGTCGGTGCTCCCGGGGCGCTCTGGGACTACTGGGGCATCATGTTCACCCACCTGCTGTTCGTCGTCGAGGCCTTTGCCATCCCCTACTACGGCCGGACCACCGACCGCGCGCTCAAAGTCGCCCTCGTTGCCCTCCTCGTCAACGACGTCTTCGATTACGCCCTCGGCTACCACCCGCCGCTCCGTTACGACCCCGGGGTTCCCCTGATCCTCGCGACGCTCCTCCTCTCGGTGGTCGCCGTCTACGTCGCCGACCGGATCTTCGACCGTCCCGAGCGGTTCGATCCGCTGGCTCCGGCCGGGGAGTAA
- a CDS encoding DNA-3-methyladenine glycosylase family protein, producing MDDTDAVDALRTDPDLGPLIERHGRLSVEPADDFFARFVVSILRQQVSMASAEATRDRLFEAVEVTPDGILIADDDTLRGAGLSRQKTRYVNNVAEAFRDRGYTAAHFEGTDDDAVIDELTSITGVGTWTAKMQLLFSLGRPDVFPVGDLGIRKGMRTLYGDIDRERMVETAERWAPYRSYASLYLWRVEEDIADSVDEVREG from the coding sequence ATGGACGATACCGACGCCGTCGACGCGTTGCGCACCGATCCGGACCTCGGACCGCTGATCGAGCGCCACGGCCGCCTCTCGGTCGAGCCAGCCGACGACTTCTTCGCCCGCTTCGTCGTCTCCATCCTCCGCCAGCAGGTGTCGATGGCGTCGGCCGAAGCCACGCGCGACCGGCTCTTCGAGGCCGTCGAGGTGACGCCCGACGGCATCCTGATCGCGGACGACGATACCCTCCGCGGCGCGGGACTCTCACGCCAGAAGACGCGATACGTCAACAACGTCGCCGAGGCGTTTCGGGACCGCGGATACACGGCCGCCCACTTCGAGGGGACCGACGACGACGCCGTGATCGACGAACTCACCTCGATCACCGGCGTCGGGACGTGGACCGCGAAGATGCAACTCCTGTTCTCGCTCGGCCGGCCGGACGTGTTCCCGGTCGGTGACCTCGGGATTCGGAAGGGAATGCGGACCCTCTACGGCGACATCGACCGCGAGCGAATGGTCGAGACGGCCGAGCGGTGGGCGCCCTATCGGAGCTACGCCAGCCTCTATCTGTGGCGCGTCGAGGAGGATATCGCCGACTCGGTCGACGAGGTTCGGGAGGGCTAG